One Longimicrobiaceae bacterium DNA window includes the following coding sequences:
- the mrdA gene encoding penicillin-binding protein 2, giving the protein MRLFQPDPRRPRTLGAVFVITIVMATLLTAFFHTQVVRGKQYTVRSESNRLRPVVIPAPRGTIHDRNGEVVATSTTRYSVSLLPAPAEAIRQTLVDLAPFLGLAAGDVEALMDRRGARPHDLLTVTDDATFPQAAALEERRAAFGGVMVVERPRRHYPAGAAIGHVVGYVGEITREELGRSAYRGAGYRQGRMVGKAGIEKQYELHLGGEDGARFVEVDAMGRVVDPRASVGALAPEPGEELRLTLDLGLQEYVHDIFPDTMKGAVVAMVPSTGEILALYSHPTFDPNDFVDGIRPSLWSALRDDPMKPLLDRTTIATYPPASTFKTVVAAIGVRRGLVTADTRMPLACTGGMAYAGRYARCWKRSGHGSLTLAQAIEKSCNVYFYQLGIRLGLRELTAQGTRMGFGRKTGIDLPVERSGRFPTGPDWYRRHFGYVAPSEVMSLAIGQGPNDQTVLRMAHFYSAIAGNGSAPGPHLVATGGGEEDEGALDLGLTAGELREVWAGLELVTRAGGTGVEASLERWQIYGKTGTAQNPPHPDHGWFVGFSGKPGRSPEIVVAAIVEHGLHGDDVATLAAKAINFYLDRKYGHPFDPRPTLVERWSSGRKPWGAMDRYPAPLVPGTAVSPPTDEA; this is encoded by the coding sequence ATGAGGCTCTTCCAACCCGATCCACGCCGCCCGAGGACGCTCGGTGCCGTCTTCGTCATCACCATCGTGATGGCCACCCTCCTGACCGCCTTCTTCCACACGCAGGTGGTCCGGGGAAAGCAGTACACCGTCCGCTCCGAGTCGAACCGGCTCCGCCCCGTGGTGATCCCCGCGCCGCGCGGCACCATCCACGACCGGAACGGGGAGGTCGTCGCCACCAGCACCACCCGCTACTCCGTGTCCCTCCTCCCCGCCCCGGCCGAGGCCATCCGGCAGACGCTGGTGGACCTGGCCCCCTTCCTGGGGCTCGCCGCCGGTGACGTGGAGGCGCTCATGGACCGGCGCGGCGCTCGCCCCCACGACCTGCTCACCGTAACCGACGACGCCACCTTCCCGCAGGCGGCGGCGCTCGAGGAGCGGCGCGCCGCCTTCGGGGGCGTGATGGTCGTGGAGCGGCCCCGGCGCCACTACCCGGCGGGCGCCGCGATCGGCCACGTCGTCGGCTACGTGGGCGAGATCACCCGGGAGGAGCTGGGGCGCAGTGCGTACCGGGGGGCGGGGTACAGGCAGGGGCGCATGGTCGGGAAGGCGGGGATCGAGAAGCAGTACGAGCTTCACCTCGGCGGGGAGGACGGCGCCCGCTTCGTGGAGGTGGACGCCATGGGGCGGGTGGTGGATCCCCGCGCCTCCGTGGGCGCGCTCGCCCCGGAGCCCGGCGAGGAGCTGAGGCTCACGCTGGACCTGGGACTCCAGGAGTACGTCCACGACATCTTCCCCGACACCATGAAGGGGGCGGTCGTCGCCATGGTCCCTTCCACGGGGGAGATCCTGGCCCTGTACAGCCATCCCACCTTCGACCCCAACGACTTCGTGGACGGGATCCGGCCGTCGCTCTGGAGCGCGCTCCGGGACGACCCTATGAAGCCGCTCCTGGACCGCACCACCATCGCCACCTACCCGCCCGCCTCCACCTTCAAGACGGTGGTCGCGGCCATCGGGGTCCGGCGCGGACTGGTGACGGCGGACACGCGGATGCCCCTCGCGTGCACCGGCGGGATGGCGTATGCCGGCCGGTACGCCCGCTGCTGGAAGCGCTCCGGGCACGGCTCGCTCACCCTGGCGCAGGCCATCGAGAAGTCGTGCAACGTCTACTTCTACCAACTCGGCATCCGGCTGGGCCTCCGGGAGCTCACCGCGCAGGGCACCCGCATGGGCTTCGGCCGGAAGACGGGGATCGACCTCCCCGTCGAGCGGTCCGGGCGCTTTCCCACCGGCCCGGACTGGTACCGGAGGCACTTCGGCTACGTGGCTCCGTCGGAGGTGATGAGCCTCGCCATCGGGCAGGGGCCCAACGACCAGACGGTGCTGCGGATGGCGCACTTCTACTCCGCCATCGCCGGGAACGGCTCCGCGCCCGGGCCGCACCTGGTCGCCACGGGCGGCGGGGAGGAGGACGAGGGGGCGCTCGACCTGGGGCTGACCGCCGGGGAGCTGCGGGAGGTCTGGGCGGGGCTGGAGCTGGTGACGCGCGCCGGGGGGACGGGTGTGGAAGCCTCGCTCGAGCGGTGGCAGATCTACGGGAAGACCGGCACCGCCCAGAACCCTCCCCATCCGGACCACGGCTGGTTCGTGGGCTTTTCGGGGAAGCCCGGCCGCAGCCCGGAGATCGTGGTCGCGGCGATCGTGGAGCACGGGCTCCACGGCGACGACGTCGCCACGCTCGCGGCGAAGGCGATCAACTTCTACCTGGACCGGAAGTACGGGCACCCTTTCGATCCCCGGCCCACGCTGGTGGAGCGCTGGAGCAGCGGGCGAAAGCCCTGGGGCGCGATGGACCGGTATCCCGCCCCGCTGGTCCCCGGGACGGCCGTCTCCCCGCCGACTGACGAGGCGTAG
- a CDS encoding BlaI/MecI/CopY family transcriptional regulator, which translates to MDEAPELTELQLEVMEVLWSRGEATVLEVQEAIRAERGLAHSTVATLLSRLEKRGLIDHRVEGRQFFYRPIVSRDAVRETMVEGVVDRLFGGSAAAMLAHFLGTRRVDPQDLAQVKALIERQEREARE; encoded by the coding sequence ATGGATGAAGCGCCGGAGCTGACGGAGCTGCAGCTGGAGGTGATGGAGGTCCTCTGGTCGCGCGGCGAGGCCACCGTGCTCGAGGTCCAGGAGGCGATCCGGGCCGAGCGCGGCCTTGCGCACTCGACCGTGGCCACGCTGCTCTCGCGCCTGGAGAAGCGGGGCCTGATCGACCACCGGGTGGAGGGCCGCCAGTTCTTCTACCGGCCGATCGTGTCCCGGGACGCGGTCCGGGAGACGATGGTGGAGGGGGTCGTGGACCGCCTGTTCGGGGGGAGCGCCGCGGCGATGCTGGCGCACTTCCTCGGCACGCGGCGGGTGGATCCACAGGACCTGGCGCAGGTCAAGGCACTGATCGAGCGCCAGGAGCGCGAGGCGAGGGAATAA